A window of the Microvirga terrae genome harbors these coding sequences:
- a CDS encoding cupin domain-containing protein, translated as MRQLNRRQTLFNIALASVALPTATASAQTPGASEGREIAPGVRRVDYSKRDTMIPNYKTVSMRDSIYQPGASTSGSSMANDMVCHMLEGELTVDTGSGDARYRKGDVWSCAKGMPERSKNTGSTVAVMRVIDLLPG; from the coding sequence ATGAGACAGCTCAACCGTCGCCAGACCTTGTTCAATATTGCCTTAGCGTCTGTTGCCCTTCCGACTGCAACTGCTTCCGCCCAGACCCCCGGAGCATCGGAAGGCCGGGAAATCGCCCCGGGTGTCCGTCGCGTGGACTACTCGAAGCGTGACACGATGATTCCGAACTACAAGACGGTATCGATGCGCGACAGCATCTATCAGCCCGGCGCGAGCACCAGCGGGTCGAGCATGGCCAACGACATGGTCTGCCACATGCTGGAAGGCGAACTGACCGTGGACACCGGTTCCGGCGACGCTCGCTACAGGAAGGGCGACGTGTGGTCCTGCGCCAAGGGCATGCCGGAGCGCAGCAAGAATACCGGGAGCACGGTTGCCGTCATGCGGGTGATCGACCTTCTGCCCGGATGA
- the purN gene encoding phosphoribosylglycinamide formyltransferase — translation MTRRRVAILISGRGSNMVSLIEAARAGAFPAEIALVVSNRPDAAGLDRAREAGIATCVIDHKAHPTREDFEHAMDAALASRGIAFICLAGFMRVLTDWFVERWAGRMINIHPSLLPLYRGTHTHRRALADGVLVHGCTVHFVVPELDAGPIIAQAAVPVVPGDTEESLATRVIVQEHRLYPQALRMICDGTARLETGRVVFSRPWDASGSLHSPGS, via the coding sequence ATGACCCGCCGCCGCGTCGCCATCCTGATCTCGGGCCGCGGCTCGAACATGGTCTCGCTGATCGAGGCCGCCCGAGCCGGGGCTTTTCCTGCCGAGATCGCCCTCGTGGTGTCGAACCGCCCGGACGCGGCCGGGTTGGATCGGGCCCGGGAGGCCGGGATCGCCACCTGCGTGATCGACCACAAGGCCCATCCCACCCGCGAGGATTTCGAGCACGCGATGGATGCGGCGCTTGCCTCGCGCGGCATCGCCTTCATATGCCTCGCCGGGTTCATGCGGGTCCTGACTGACTGGTTCGTGGAGCGCTGGGCCGGCCGGATGATCAACATCCACCCGTCCCTGCTGCCCCTTTATCGCGGCACCCACACCCATCGCCGGGCCCTCGCGGATGGCGTGCTGGTGCATGGCTGCACGGTGCATTTCGTGGTGCCGGAGCTCGACGCCGGCCCGATCATCGCCCAGGCGGCGGTGCCCGTCGTTCCAGGCGATACCGAGGAGAGCCTCGCGACCCGGGTGATCGTGCAGGAGCACCGGCTCTATCCACAGGCCCTGCGCATGATCTGCGACGGGACGGCGCGGCTGGAGACCGGGCGGGTGGTGTTTTCACGCCCATGGGACGCGAGCGGTTCGCTGCATTCGCCCGGGTCGTGA
- a CDS encoding CDP-alcohol phosphatidyltransferase family protein, which produces MTIPNIITIGRLIIVPIVIVMIMQHRWSTAFVLFVVAGVSDGIDGFIARHFNQKSEFGAYIDPIADKALLVSIYVTLAIVGAIPSWLAIVVVSRDVMIVAAILLSWIMSRPVEIKPLLVSKLNTAAQIAFAAYALAANAFGVDLAGLDELAMVLVATLTIASAGAYLGGWLRHMTT; this is translated from the coding sequence ATGACCATTCCGAACATCATCACCATCGGCCGCCTGATCATCGTGCCCATCGTGATCGTCATGATCATGCAGCACCGGTGGAGCACGGCCTTCGTGCTCTTCGTCGTGGCCGGGGTCTCTGACGGCATCGACGGGTTCATCGCCCGGCATTTCAACCAGAAGAGCGAGTTCGGCGCCTATATCGACCCCATCGCCGATAAGGCGCTGCTGGTCTCGATCTACGTGACGCTCGCCATCGTGGGGGCGATCCCGAGCTGGCTTGCCATCGTGGTGGTGTCGCGGGACGTGATGATCGTGGCGGCGATCCTCCTGTCCTGGATCATGAGCCGTCCGGTGGAGATCAAGCCGCTCCTCGTGAGCAAGCTGAACACCGCCGCGCAGATCGCCTTTGCCGCCTATGCACTGGCTGCCAATGCCTTCGGGGTGGATCTCGCGGGGCTGGATGAGCTTGCCATGGTGCTGGTCGCCACCTTGACCATAGCGTCTGCCGGTGCCTATCTCGGAGGCTGGCTGCGGCACATGACCACCTGA
- a CDS encoding lytic murein transglycosylase: MPASANLSRVSAVVLAALVAYAALVLEGSTLRAQDLRATTEGQFRSWLDGTVWADAQKQGVTRETFERNLSAIRLDWALPELLPAGRPVPSDDQRQAEFQSPGRYFPEAQLASLAKDGRVLLQRWDSALDDIERRYGVPREIVVAIWGRESHFGRVRAKHQALRVLATQAFMGRRKALYYPELLAALVILEEDHFSGETLLSSWAGALGQPQLLPSKFLRYAVDADGDGRRDVWDSVPDSLSSIANYLREHGWKPGTGWGFEVKLPQAVSCTLEGPRQGRPMGDWLRLGLTPALGAPPPWGHDTAAFLVMPAGRLGPSFLVSENFYVLKQYNESDLYALFIGHLADRMGGASAFAGWWRPIDSLRRGDIQTMQERLKGQGYDVGKVDGLIGFATRTAIGQWQIKDRRDETCFPDAALVQALR; this comes from the coding sequence ATGCCTGCATCCGCCAACCTGTCCCGCGTCTCGGCCGTCGTTCTCGCGGCCTTGGTGGCGTACGCCGCTCTCGTGCTCGAGGGCTCAACGCTCCGGGCGCAGGATCTCCGCGCGACTACGGAAGGGCAGTTCCGAAGCTGGCTGGACGGGACGGTCTGGGCCGATGCGCAGAAGCAGGGTGTCACCCGGGAGACCTTCGAGCGCAACCTGTCGGCGATCAGGCTCGACTGGGCTCTCCCTGAACTTCTCCCGGCGGGTCGCCCGGTCCCGTCCGACGACCAGCGCCAGGCCGAGTTTCAGAGCCCTGGCCGCTATTTTCCCGAGGCCCAGCTCGCCTCCCTGGCCAAGGACGGCCGCGTACTCCTGCAGCGATGGGACTCCGCTCTCGACGACATCGAGCGCCGCTATGGCGTGCCACGGGAGATCGTGGTCGCGATCTGGGGCCGCGAGTCGCATTTCGGCCGCGTCCGGGCAAAGCACCAGGCCCTGCGGGTTCTGGCCACGCAGGCCTTCATGGGGCGCCGAAAGGCGCTGTATTATCCGGAGCTTCTCGCGGCCCTGGTGATCCTCGAGGAGGATCATTTTTCCGGCGAGACCCTGCTGTCGTCCTGGGCCGGGGCCTTGGGACAGCCGCAGCTTCTCCCCTCGAAATTCCTGCGCTATGCGGTCGATGCCGATGGCGACGGCCGCCGGGATGTCTGGGACTCGGTGCCGGACAGCCTGAGCTCGATCGCGAACTATCTGCGCGAGCATGGCTGGAAGCCGGGTACCGGCTGGGGCTTCGAGGTGAAGCTGCCGCAGGCGGTCTCCTGCACGCTGGAGGGGCCGCGGCAGGGCAGGCCGATGGGGGATTGGCTCAGGCTCGGACTCACGCCCGCCCTCGGTGCCCCGCCCCCTTGGGGCCACGACACGGCGGCTTTCCTGGTCATGCCCGCCGGCCGCCTCGGACCGTCCTTCCTGGTGTCCGAGAATTTCTACGTTCTCAAGCAGTACAACGAGTCCGATCTCTATGCGCTTTTCATCGGACATCTGGCAGACCGCATGGGCGGCGCCTCGGCGTTCGCCGGATGGTGGCGGCCGATCGATTCCCTACGGCGCGGCGACATTCAGACGATGCAGGAGCGACTGAAGGGCCAGGGCTATGATGTCGGCAAGGTCGACGGCCTGATCGGCTTTGCCACCCGCACGGCGATCGGCCAGTGGCAGATCAAGGATCGCCGCGACGAGACCTGCTTTCCCGATGCGGCCCTCGTCCAAGCCCTTCGCTAG
- the purM gene encoding phosphoribosylformylglycinamidine cyclo-ligase: MTTEKQTNGLTYAQAGVDIDAGNAMVDQIKPLVRSTRRPGADAEIGGFGGLFDLKAAGFKDPILVAANDGVGTKVKIAIDTGIHDTIGIDLVAMCVNDIIVQGAEPLFFLDYFATGKLSPEVGVHIVRGIAEGCLQAGCALIGGETAEMPGLYAKGDYDLAGFAVGAAERGTLLPKDVVVGDVLIGLPSSGVHSNGFSLVRRIVEQSGLAWDAPAPFAQGKSLAQALLEPTRIYVKALLEVLKTGHGINALCHITGGGFPDNIPRVLPDGVGVRLDLGAIAVPPVFGWLAKAGGVAEAEMLRTFNCGIGMIVVAAADQAEAVTERLRQAGEAPVRIGETVAHAGGERVQTAGHLAI; encoded by the coding sequence ATGACGACCGAGAAGCAGACGAACGGCCTGACCTATGCCCAAGCGGGCGTCGACATCGACGCGGGCAATGCCATGGTCGACCAGATCAAGCCCCTGGTCCGCTCGACGCGCCGGCCGGGCGCGGACGCGGAGATCGGCGGCTTCGGCGGGCTCTTCGATCTCAAGGCCGCCGGCTTCAAGGATCCGATCCTGGTGGCGGCCAATGACGGGGTCGGCACCAAGGTCAAGATCGCCATCGACACGGGCATTCACGACACGATCGGCATCGACCTCGTGGCCATGTGCGTGAACGACATCATCGTGCAGGGTGCCGAGCCCCTGTTCTTCCTCGACTATTTCGCCACCGGCAAGCTCTCTCCCGAGGTCGGCGTCCATATCGTCAGGGGCATCGCCGAGGGCTGCCTCCAGGCGGGCTGCGCGCTGATCGGAGGCGAGACGGCCGAGATGCCCGGGCTCTATGCGAAGGGCGATTACGACCTCGCGGGCTTCGCGGTCGGCGCCGCCGAGCGCGGCACGCTGCTGCCCAAGGATGTGGTCGTCGGCGACGTGCTCATCGGACTGCCCTCCTCCGGCGTCCATTCCAACGGCTTCTCCCTCGTGCGCCGGATCGTCGAGCAGTCCGGCCTCGCCTGGGATGCACCCGCCCCCTTCGCGCAGGGCAAGAGCCTCGCCCAGGCCCTGCTGGAGCCGACCCGGATCTACGTGAAGGCCCTGCTGGAGGTCCTGAAGACCGGCCACGGCATCAACGCCCTCTGCCACATCACCGGCGGCGGTTTCCCGGACAACATCCCGCGCGTCCTGCCGGACGGCGTCGGCGTGCGCCTCGACCTCGGTGCGATTGCCGTCCCGCCCGTGTTCGGCTGGCTCGCCAAGGCCGGCGGCGTGGCCGAGGCCGAGATGCTGCGCACCTTCAACTGCGGCATCGGCATGATCGTCGTGGCCGCAGCCGACCAAGCGGAGGCCGTGACGGAGCGGCTGCGCCAGGCGGGCGAGGCTCCGGTCCGCATCGGCGAGACCGTGGCGCATGCCGGTGGCGAGCGCGTCCAGACCGCGGGGCACCTGGCGATCTGA